A stretch of Amycolatopsis balhimycina FH 1894 DNA encodes these proteins:
- a CDS encoding ABC transporter permease, giving the protein MAPNGSHWFGTDANGFDVFSRTIEAARIDLPLAFGGVLLAMVIGVPIGLAVSKESWLSNIVMRGVDALQSLPLLIVTVAVVALAGDHFYDVILAMVLVIAPGFIRLVRAGAVVIRSKRYVEAATATGSSEARILRVHVLPNVLNLVLTQLTLGVGLAIVVIAGLNFLGVGVDPPTPTWGGMIFDGAGVINQGQWWVALFPSLAILVVISCVNLTARVVEDLTQAR; this is encoded by the coding sequence GTGGCCCCCAACGGCAGCCACTGGTTCGGGACGGACGCCAACGGGTTCGACGTGTTCTCCCGGACGATCGAGGCGGCCCGGATCGACCTGCCGCTGGCGTTCGGCGGTGTGCTCCTCGCGATGGTGATCGGCGTGCCGATCGGGCTGGCGGTCAGCAAAGAGTCCTGGTTGTCCAACATCGTGATGCGCGGAGTCGATGCGCTCCAGTCACTTCCGCTGCTGATCGTCACCGTAGCCGTGGTGGCACTGGCGGGCGACCACTTCTACGACGTCATCCTCGCGATGGTGCTCGTCATCGCACCCGGCTTCATCCGCCTGGTTCGAGCCGGCGCCGTCGTGATCCGGTCCAAGCGGTACGTGGAGGCGGCCACCGCCACCGGCAGCAGCGAAGCACGCATTCTCCGGGTGCACGTGCTGCCCAACGTGCTCAACCTCGTTCTCACGCAGCTGACGCTCGGCGTCGGACTCGCCATCGTCGTGATCGCCGGCCTGAACTTCCTGGGAGTGGGCGTCGATCCGCCCACCCCGACCTGGGGCGGCATGATCTTCGATGGTGCTGGCGTCATCAACCAGGGCCAGTGGTGGGTAGCGCTGTTTCCCAGCCTGGCGATTCTCGTGGTCATCAGCTGTGTCAACCTCACGGCCCGCGTGGTCGAAGATCTCACTCAGGCGCGGTGA
- a CDS encoding L-ribulose-5-phosphate 4-epimerase, translating into MLLPELREQVCTANRQLPAAGLVTWTSGNVSVRDPETGLVVIKPSGRMFDDLTPNDMVVVDLDGKVVDGDLGPSSDTAAHLYVYANRDDVRSVIHTHSTFATAFATAGLSIPVYMTAIADEFGCEIPLGDYAAIGGDAIGKEICRSIGRSPAILMKQHGVFTIGASIKAALKAAVMVEDVAKTVWYASQLGPLTPLPEAEITANHERYTHRYGTATASQG; encoded by the coding sequence ACTTCGCGAGCAGGTCTGCACTGCCAACCGACAGCTCCCCGCTGCCGGCTTGGTGACCTGGACCTCGGGCAACGTGAGCGTTCGCGACCCCGAGACCGGCTTGGTCGTCATCAAGCCGAGCGGCCGCATGTTCGACGACCTCACCCCGAACGACATGGTGGTCGTGGACCTGGACGGCAAAGTCGTCGACGGTGACCTCGGTCCGTCCTCGGACACCGCCGCGCACCTCTACGTCTACGCGAACCGGGACGACGTGCGAAGCGTCATCCACACGCACTCGACCTTCGCGACGGCCTTCGCCACGGCCGGTCTTTCGATCCCGGTCTACATGACCGCCATCGCCGACGAATTCGGGTGCGAGATCCCCCTCGGCGACTATGCCGCCATCGGCGGCGACGCCATCGGGAAGGAGATCTGCCGGTCCATCGGTCGATCGCCGGCCATCCTGATGAAGCAGCACGGCGTGTTCACCATCGGCGCGTCGATCAAGGCCGCACTCAAGGCCGCGGTCATGGTCGAGGACGTGGCGAAGACCGTTTGGTACGCAAGCCAGCTCGGCCCGCTCACCCCGCTTCCCGAGGCCGAGATCACGGCCAACCACGAGCGATACACCCACCGTTACGGCACGGCAACAGCAAGTCAGGGTTGA